The following proteins come from a genomic window of Natrinema saccharevitans:
- a CDS encoding alpha-hydroxy-acid oxidizing protein, producing the protein MSSDSPDYGPDRQAEVYLSGMLEDDPPEFPVSYEDLVERAREELSDEAFAYVAGGAGSESTVEANDRAFDEWQIVPRIMRDISERDLSVDLFGHEYPSPVLLAPIGVQSILHDEAELAVARAASAFGVPMICSSVSSYSIEDVGDELGESPGWFQLYWSSDRTVAASFLERAEDAGYEAVVVTLDTPKMGWRERDVELGYLPFLEGEGLTNYFEDPAFRDRLEAGPRDDEEAAIASWQSCFGDATLTWDDLEWLQARTDLPVVIKGVLHPDDAREAIERGVDGVVVSNHGGRQVDGSIPALDALPDVVDAVEDAAESDEDVPVLFDSGIRRGSDVVRAIALGADAVLLGRPYALGLGIGGEDGVCAVLENLLADLDLTVGLSGCASLAEVDRGTVRRAER; encoded by the coding sequence ATGTCATCAGACTCTCCCGATTACGGACCGGATCGACAGGCCGAGGTCTATCTCAGCGGTATGCTCGAGGACGATCCGCCCGAGTTCCCCGTCTCCTACGAGGACCTCGTGGAACGCGCTCGCGAGGAACTCAGCGACGAGGCGTTCGCCTACGTGGCAGGCGGCGCGGGCTCGGAATCGACCGTCGAGGCGAACGACCGCGCCTTCGACGAGTGGCAGATCGTCCCCCGAATCATGCGGGACATCTCCGAGCGCGATCTGTCGGTCGACCTCTTCGGTCACGAGTACCCGTCGCCAGTTCTGCTCGCGCCCATCGGCGTCCAGTCGATCCTCCACGACGAGGCCGAACTGGCCGTCGCCCGCGCGGCGAGCGCGTTCGGCGTGCCGATGATCTGTAGCTCCGTCTCCTCGTACTCCATCGAGGACGTCGGCGACGAACTCGGCGAGAGTCCCGGCTGGTTCCAGCTCTACTGGAGTTCCGACCGAACCGTGGCGGCCAGCTTCCTCGAGCGCGCCGAAGACGCGGGCTACGAAGCCGTCGTCGTCACGCTCGACACGCCGAAGATGGGATGGCGCGAACGCGACGTCGAACTCGGCTACCTCCCCTTCCTCGAGGGCGAGGGCCTGACGAACTACTTCGAGGACCCGGCCTTCCGCGACCGGCTCGAGGCGGGCCCCCGAGACGACGAGGAGGCGGCGATCGCGTCCTGGCAGTCGTGTTTCGGCGACGCCACGCTGACCTGGGACGACCTCGAGTGGCTGCAGGCACGGACCGATCTCCCCGTCGTCATCAAGGGCGTACTCCACCCCGACGACGCCCGCGAGGCGATCGAGCGCGGCGTCGACGGGGTGGTGGTCTCGAACCACGGCGGCCGACAGGTCGACGGTTCGATCCCGGCGCTCGACGCGCTGCCGGACGTAGTCGATGCGGTCGAAGACGCGGCCGAGTCCGACGAGGACGTGCCCGTCCTCTTCGACAGCGGCATCCGGCGCGGGAGCGACGTCGTCCGCGCGATCGCGCTCGGGGCCGACGCCGTCCTGCTGGGTCGACCCTACGCGCTCGGACTCGGTATCGGCGGCGAAGACGGCGTGTGCGCCGTCCTCGAGAATCTGCTGGCAGATCTGGACCTCACGGTCGGACTGTCGGGGTGTGCGAGCCTCGCGGAGGTCGACCGCGGGACGGTTCGGAGGGCCGAGCGATGA
- a CDS encoding SDR family NAD(P)-dependent oxidoreductase, producing MSTGQFSVDGETAVITGSSSGIGKSIAERFAADGVDVVVCSREQANVDPVAEGINESDSPGRALAVECDVTDREAVEALVEATVEEFGGLDVLVNNAGASFMADFDEISPNGWETIMDINVNGTYHCTHAAAEHLKDGGGAVINLASVAGQRGSPLMSPYGAAKAAIINLTTTLSYEWADDDVRVNCIAPGFVATPGVESQMGVSADDIDRTDVARRIGTVEEIADLAQFLASPASSYIVGETITAQGVPQIEEDHDV from the coding sequence GTGAGTACCGGACAGTTCAGCGTCGACGGCGAAACCGCCGTTATCACGGGCTCCTCGAGCGGGATCGGGAAGTCGATCGCGGAGCGGTTCGCCGCGGACGGCGTCGACGTGGTCGTCTGCTCGCGCGAACAGGCCAACGTCGATCCGGTCGCCGAGGGGATCAACGAGAGCGACAGTCCCGGTCGGGCGCTAGCTGTCGAGTGCGACGTAACCGATCGCGAGGCCGTCGAGGCGCTCGTCGAGGCCACCGTCGAGGAGTTCGGCGGACTCGACGTACTGGTCAACAACGCCGGGGCCTCGTTCATGGCCGACTTCGACGAGATCTCCCCGAACGGCTGGGAGACGATCATGGACATCAACGTCAACGGCACCTACCACTGCACCCACGCCGCCGCGGAGCATCTCAAGGACGGCGGCGGCGCGGTGATCAACCTCGCCAGCGTCGCCGGCCAGCGGGGCTCGCCCCTGATGAGCCCCTACGGCGCGGCCAAGGCCGCGATCATCAACCTCACGACGACGCTGTCTTACGAGTGGGCCGACGACGACGTGCGGGTCAACTGTATCGCGCCCGGCTTCGTCGCCACGCCCGGCGTCGAGAGCCAGATGGGTGTCTCCGCGGACGACATCGATCGCACGGACGTCGCCCGGCGGATCGGTACCGTCGAGGAGATCGCCGACCTCGCCCAGTTCCTCGCCAGTCCGGCCTCGTCGTACATCGTCGGCGAGACGATCACGGCTCAGGGCGTCCCGCAGATCGAAGAAGACCACGACGTGTAG
- a CDS encoding TIGR04024 family LLM class F420-dependent oxidoreductase has translation MTDRDVHLPVAAQPTIDSIVDYARTAEDGGYDCAWLPETWGRDGVTVLSAMAERTEEIDIGSSILNTYSRSPALLGQTAATLQELSEGRFRLGLGPSGPVVIENWHGVEFGNPLKRTRETVEIVREVLSGETVDYDGDDFELSGFRLRCDPPETKPPIEVTGMGPKAVELAGRFADGWHGIMLTPDGMDERIADIERGADLGDRDPSDVQVTAGVTVCALDDPDEARALARQHVGFYVGGMGTFYRDALERQGYDEATEIYDAWQDGDREHALELVDENILDDLCAAGSPETAREQLERYEAVDGLDAIAVSFPRGADEDQVRETMKAVAPEN, from the coding sequence ATGACAGACAGAGATGTCCACCTTCCGGTCGCCGCACAGCCGACGATCGACTCGATCGTCGACTACGCACGGACCGCCGAGGACGGCGGCTACGACTGCGCGTGGCTCCCCGAGACGTGGGGTCGGGACGGCGTGACCGTCCTCTCGGCGATGGCCGAGCGCACCGAGGAGATCGATATCGGCTCGAGCATTCTCAACACCTACTCGCGGTCGCCGGCGCTGCTTGGCCAGACCGCAGCGACGCTGCAGGAACTCTCCGAGGGCCGGTTCCGTCTCGGGCTCGGTCCGAGCGGCCCCGTCGTGATCGAGAACTGGCACGGCGTCGAGTTCGGCAACCCGCTCAAGCGCACCCGCGAGACGGTCGAGATCGTCCGCGAGGTCCTCTCCGGCGAGACAGTCGACTACGACGGCGACGACTTCGAACTCTCGGGGTTCCGACTGCGCTGTGACCCGCCGGAAACGAAACCACCGATCGAGGTCACGGGGATGGGGCCGAAGGCCGTCGAACTCGCGGGCCGGTTCGCCGACGGCTGGCACGGCATCATGCTCACCCCCGACGGAATGGACGAGCGCATCGCGGACATCGAACGCGGTGCCGACCTCGGCGACCGCGACCCGTCGGACGTGCAGGTCACCGCCGGCGTCACCGTCTGCGCACTCGATGATCCCGACGAGGCCCGCGCGCTCGCCCGCCAGCACGTCGGCTTCTACGTCGGCGGCATGGGCACCTTCTACCGCGACGCCCTCGAGCGACAGGGCTACGACGAGGCGACCGAGATCTACGACGCCTGGCAGGACGGCGACCGCGAACACGCCCTCGAACTGGTCGACGAGAACATCCTCGACGACCTCTGTGCGGCCGGCAGTCCCGAGACCGCCCGCGAGCAACTCGAGCGCTACGAGGCCGTCGACGGCCTCGACGCCATCGCCGTCAGCTTCCCGCGCGGGGCCGACGAGGACCAGGTCCGCGAGACGATGAAGGCGGTCGCGCCCGAGAACTGA
- a CDS encoding AIR synthase family protein — protein MPGKVSPDDLLAHVFERTGTADETVIQGPADGEDAAAIDWPDGEGTLVVSSDPISLAASAVGRLAVSVASNDVAVSGADPRWLTAVVLLPSDADGSLLEEIADDLHAAAGEIGASIVGGHSEYVDQLERPLLSLTAMGATDRYVPTGGAEPGDAVILTKAAGLEGAAVLAADFGDDLGIDPETRERAESFLDEISVAPEARLVRADATAMHDPTEGGVAAGLLEVARASGVRLEVDRETVPVRGTTAQLCDAAGVDPLRIFGSGALIATVPGDAVDDRLEALSDAGIEAAKIGTARGLEGGEPALVLDGESIVEPIQDDLYPLWERADADD, from the coding sequence ATGCCCGGCAAGGTGAGTCCGGACGACTTGCTCGCGCACGTCTTCGAGCGGACTGGAACGGCCGACGAGACGGTGATTCAGGGGCCCGCGGACGGCGAGGACGCCGCCGCGATCGACTGGCCCGACGGCGAGGGGACGCTCGTGGTCAGCTCCGACCCGATCTCGCTGGCCGCCTCGGCGGTCGGCAGGCTCGCCGTCTCCGTCGCCTCGAACGACGTGGCCGTCTCCGGCGCGGACCCGCGCTGGCTGACCGCCGTCGTCTTGCTCCCGAGCGACGCCGACGGCTCCCTCCTCGAGGAAATCGCCGACGACCTCCACGCCGCCGCCGGCGAGATCGGCGCGTCGATCGTCGGCGGCCACTCGGAGTACGTCGACCAGCTCGAGCGGCCGCTGCTCTCGCTGACGGCGATGGGGGCGACCGACCGGTACGTCCCGACCGGCGGGGCCGAGCCCGGCGACGCGGTGATCCTGACCAAGGCGGCGGGCCTCGAGGGGGCGGCCGTCCTCGCGGCCGACTTCGGCGACGACCTCGGGATCGATCCCGAGACGCGCGAGCGCGCCGAGTCGTTTCTCGACGAGATCAGCGTCGCTCCCGAGGCTCGACTCGTCCGCGCTGACGCGACGGCGATGCACGACCCCACGGAGGGCGGGGTCGCGGCCGGCCTGCTCGAGGTGGCCCGCGCCTCCGGGGTCCGCCTCGAGGTCGACCGCGAGACCGTCCCGGTCCGCGGGACGACCGCGCAGCTGTGTGACGCCGCCGGGGTCGATCCGCTGCGGATCTTCGGCTCCGGCGCGCTGATCGCGACCGTTCCCGGCGACGCCGTCGACGACCGTCTCGAGGCGCTTTCGGACGCGGGAATCGAGGCCGCGAAAATCGGGACGGCACGGGGCCTCGAGGGGGGCGAACCGGCACTCGTTCTCGACGGCGAGTCGATCGTCGAGCCGATCCAGGACGACCTCTACCCGCTCTGGGAGCGGGCCGACGCGGACGACTAG
- a CDS encoding phosphatase PAP2 family protein has translation MRLEAQSEAIRGIVPAEYADLVVFVTELGGTTALMVLLAVLFWCVDRRRSALVISYAVAGLALLLSLKALFALPRPPADAMLVPLEAEREGYGFPSGHAFAAAVVYGGLVSAYDRAGEPRALAAAGALVVLVSLSRVVLGVHYLGDVIVGAALGIAFVVAMDRVTRGDPTIGFAIALALSVPAFVIAGGREDALLGLGGSIGGLLGSQRLPALPALRSRLEAALVLVVGVGFVALVRGLASAVATVEPLLVVLYAVLVAGIFLAPDAVGRLEVGPLESTRP, from the coding sequence ATGCGACTCGAGGCCCAGAGCGAGGCGATTCGGGGCATCGTCCCGGCCGAGTACGCTGACCTGGTCGTCTTCGTGACGGAACTCGGCGGGACGACCGCGCTGATGGTGCTGCTCGCCGTGCTGTTCTGGTGTGTCGACCGCCGCCGCAGCGCGCTCGTGATCAGCTACGCGGTGGCCGGACTGGCGCTGTTGCTCTCGCTCAAGGCACTGTTTGCCCTCCCCAGACCGCCGGCCGACGCGATGTTGGTTCCGCTCGAGGCAGAACGCGAGGGCTACGGCTTCCCGAGCGGGCACGCCTTCGCCGCGGCGGTCGTCTACGGCGGTCTCGTCTCGGCGTACGACCGGGCGGGTGAGCCGCGGGCGCTGGCGGCCGCCGGCGCGCTCGTCGTCCTCGTCTCGCTCTCGCGGGTCGTCCTCGGCGTCCACTACCTCGGGGACGTGATCGTCGGCGCGGCGCTCGGGATCGCCTTCGTCGTCGCCATGGATCGCGTCACGCGCGGCGATCCGACGATCGGATTCGCGATCGCGCTCGCCCTCTCGGTGCCCGCGTTCGTCATCGCCGGCGGGCGAGAAGACGCCCTGCTCGGCCTCGGTGGCTCGATCGGCGGCCTGCTGGGCTCGCAGCGGCTTCCCGCCCTGCCGGCGCTGCGCTCCCGACTCGAGGCGGCCCTCGTCCTCGTCGTCGGCGTCGGGTTCGTCGCCCTCGTTCGCGGGCTCGCGTCCGCCGTCGCGACGGTCGAACCGCTGCTGGTCGTCCTCTACGCGGTGCTCGTCGCCGGTATCTTCCTCGCCCCGGACGCCGTTGGGCGACTCGAGGTCGGCCCGCTCGAGTCGACGCGGCCGTGA
- a CDS encoding AAA domain-containing protein: MYVRGTVAGEVDVRTVSTSHGESDLAEVPLRLATDGEDAADAAAAMSDGGAAAVADADPTTVTLWNKWTESAELLEPGMELVVTNAKEEEYRGETTYATTGDSYVVVEPSFLVSVTSIRNWVECPRLYYLNKLSGVPLNYPVVKGTLVHEVFGDLLRGRDIAESIDARIEERGLQLGLLGESPDAVKEDIRENATAIEGWLEQGRLTEEDSWRSEQLLISETFGIRGRADAVRRGAPVELKTGKNLKKEPRFKDKVQAACYALLLEEHGGDVDIGTLLYTKNSALDRNEETGDLTPAKEFSMGDGLLKYVVRLRNEIAAKEMAGEIPTGYEADAKCEYCFEQDTCMVVSGRLDQESKAGQIGQSLPDAEIEYFDRFYRAIEEERREVHREYAKLWEQTAEERAADDRALIDLEFVAKRPLEGGRWELRARRTGGANSKLREGDLVLASDGDPVRGDSELARIERLDDEVVITADEPVEVTRLDVYPSELTTDRLLVAMHDALLKGDERRKDVLFGRAEPEFEEVEETFIDNNERQNEAVRKAVGAEDCALIHGPPGTGKTYTIARAIRAMVERGERVLLSAFTNRAVDNALEALLEQLEDVIDEDSVASETQRSGDGEAVDVVRVGSESGVSDEMEPYRLERAGEPAERVAELEEAQVVAATTATCGSRIMKEQSFDAALVDEAAQLTEPGTCAAINLAERFVLVGDHEQLPPVVRAENDLTESLFERLVERYPDAGVMLDRQYRMNQRIQAFASNEFYDGRLRPATPEVAGRTLDDLEGVSRDVLPSELRDPVSFVDVEGDRSQYTDGEEAARIADLIETYEAAGIDRSEIGVIAPFRAQVSEISMHVPDDVTVDTVDRFQGSSQEVIVVSFTATGSLEGPIFEDYRRINVALTRPKRALVLVGDSRALASDPVYERMLEWARR, translated from the coding sequence GTGTACGTACGCGGAACCGTCGCCGGCGAAGTCGACGTGCGAACGGTGTCGACGAGCCACGGCGAGAGCGACCTCGCCGAGGTGCCGCTCCGCCTCGCGACCGACGGCGAAGACGCCGCGGACGCCGCCGCGGCGATGAGCGACGGCGGCGCGGCGGCCGTCGCGGACGCCGACCCCACGACGGTCACCCTCTGGAACAAGTGGACCGAATCGGCCGAACTGCTCGAGCCGGGGATGGAACTGGTCGTCACGAACGCGAAAGAAGAGGAGTATCGGGGCGAGACGACGTACGCGACGACGGGCGACTCCTACGTCGTCGTCGAACCCTCGTTTCTCGTCAGCGTGACCTCGATCCGCAACTGGGTGGAGTGTCCCCGACTCTACTACCTGAACAAACTCTCGGGGGTACCGCTGAACTACCCCGTGGTGAAGGGGACGCTCGTCCACGAGGTCTTCGGCGACCTGTTGCGGGGCCGGGACATAGCGGAGTCGATCGACGCCCGCATCGAGGAACGGGGCCTCCAGCTCGGCCTGCTCGGGGAGTCACCCGACGCCGTCAAAGAAGACATTCGGGAGAACGCCACGGCGATCGAGGGCTGGCTCGAGCAGGGCCGGCTGACCGAGGAAGACAGTTGGCGTTCCGAACAGCTCTTGATCAGCGAGACCTTCGGCATTCGGGGCCGGGCCGACGCCGTCCGCCGGGGCGCGCCGGTCGAACTCAAGACCGGCAAGAACCTCAAGAAGGAACCGCGGTTCAAGGACAAGGTGCAGGCCGCCTGTTACGCGCTCTTGCTCGAGGAACACGGCGGCGACGTCGACATCGGCACCCTGCTCTACACGAAGAACTCGGCGCTCGATCGCAACGAGGAGACCGGCGACCTGACCCCCGCCAAGGAGTTCTCGATGGGCGACGGACTCCTGAAGTACGTCGTCCGCCTGCGCAACGAGATCGCGGCCAAAGAGATGGCCGGCGAGATCCCGACCGGCTACGAGGCCGACGCGAAATGCGAGTACTGCTTCGAGCAGGACACCTGCATGGTCGTCTCCGGCCGGCTCGATCAGGAGTCGAAGGCGGGCCAGATCGGCCAGTCGCTGCCCGACGCGGAGATCGAGTACTTCGATCGGTTCTACCGGGCGATCGAGGAGGAGCGCCGGGAGGTCCACCGCGAGTACGCCAAGCTCTGGGAGCAGACCGCCGAAGAACGGGCCGCCGACGACCGCGCGCTGATCGACCTCGAGTTCGTCGCAAAACGGCCGCTCGAGGGCGGGCGCTGGGAACTGCGGGCCCGGCGGACCGGCGGCGCGAACTCGAAGCTCCGCGAGGGCGATCTGGTGCTGGCGAGCGACGGCGACCCGGTCCGGGGCGACTCGGAGTTGGCGCGGATCGAGCGGTTAGACGACGAGGTCGTGATCACGGCGGACGAGCCGGTCGAAGTCACCCGGCTCGACGTCTACCCCTCCGAGCTGACGACCGATCGGCTGCTCGTCGCGATGCACGACGCGCTTCTCAAGGGCGACGAGCGGCGCAAGGACGTGCTGTTCGGCCGGGCGGAGCCCGAGTTCGAAGAGGTCGAGGAGACCTTCATCGACAACAACGAGCGCCAGAACGAGGCCGTTCGAAAGGCCGTCGGCGCGGAGGACTGCGCGCTCATCCACGGCCCGCCCGGCACCGGAAAGACCTACACCATCGCCCGGGCCATCCGCGCCATGGTCGAGCGCGGCGAGCGCGTCCTGCTCTCGGCCTTTACGAACCGCGCCGTCGACAACGCCCTGGAGGCCCTGCTCGAGCAACTCGAGGACGTCATCGACGAGGACAGCGTTGCGTCGGAGACGCAACGGAGTGGAGACGGCGAAGCCGTCGACGTCGTCCGCGTGGGGTCGGAGAGCGGGGTCAGCGACGAGATGGAGCCCTACCGGCTCGAGCGGGCGGGCGAGCCCGCCGAGCGGGTCGCCGAACTCGAGGAGGCACAGGTGGTGGCGGCGACGACCGCGACCTGCGGCTCGCGGATCATGAAAGAGCAGTCGTTCGACGCCGCGCTGGTCGACGAGGCCGCCCAGTTGACCGAGCCGGGCACCTGCGCGGCGATCAACCTCGCCGAGCGGTTCGTACTGGTCGGCGACCACGAGCAGCTGCCGCCCGTCGTGCGGGCCGAGAACGACCTCACCGAGTCGCTGTTCGAGCGGCTGGTCGAACGGTACCCCGACGCCGGCGTCATGCTCGATCGCCAGTACCGGATGAACCAGCGCATTCAGGCCTTCGCGTCGAACGAATTCTACGACGGCCGGTTGCGGCCGGCGACCCCCGAGGTGGCCGGGCGAACGCTGGACGACCTCGAGGGCGTTTCCAGGGACGTCCTGCCATCCGAACTCCGCGATCCCGTCTCGTTCGTCGACGTCGAGGGCGACCGGAGCCAGTACACCGACGGCGAGGAGGCCGCGCGGATCGCGGACCTGATCGAAACGTACGAGGCCGCCGGGATCGATCGCTCCGAGATCGGCGTCATCGCCCCCTTCCGGGCGCAGGTCTCGGAGATATCGATGCACGTTCCCGACGACGTCACCGTCGACACCGTCGACCGCTTCCAGGGCTCGAGTCAGGAGGTCATCGTCGTCTCCTTCACCGCGACCGGCTCGCTCGAGGGGCCGATCTTCGAGGACTATCGGCGGATCAACGTCGCTCTGACACGGCCCAAGCGGGCGCTGGTACTGGTCGGCGACTCGCGGGCGCTCGCGAGCGATCCGGTCTACGAGCGGATGCTCGAGTGGGCGCGGCGGTGA
- a CDS encoding SPW repeat domain-containing protein, which translates to MGDPNGDDRRRGDGPGTGDEPPTDEGPVNRPESASADVGSGTGIGDGERTGGRDPRDESTQVASEERRRKTSVVSLLVAVLGAWVALSVLVFQSGGAPASNDVLVGLAVALAAGYNYYRVTNDIPLSPAIASLVALLGIWLIVSAALLGMTGGLFWSTLVTGLLIAGLAGYNAYEAREARTVATDSGTGI; encoded by the coding sequence ATGGGTGACCCGAACGGCGACGATCGTCGGCGGGGCGACGGTCCCGGAACCGGCGACGAGCCGCCGACGGACGAGGGCCCGGTCAACCGACCGGAGTCGGCGTCGGCCGACGTCGGTTCCGGAACCGGGATCGGCGACGGGGAGCGCACCGGCGGACGCGACCCGCGGGACGAGTCGACGCAGGTCGCCAGCGAGGAACGACGGCGCAAGACGTCGGTCGTCAGTCTGCTGGTCGCCGTTCTCGGCGCGTGGGTCGCCCTCTCGGTGCTGGTCTTCCAGAGCGGGGGCGCCCCCGCGTCGAACGACGTCCTCGTCGGGCTCGCGGTCGCGCTGGCCGCCGGCTACAACTACTATCGCGTGACGAACGACATCCCGCTCAGTCCCGCCATCGCCTCGCTGGTCGCCCTCCTCGGGATCTGGCTGATCGTCTCGGCCGCCCTGCTCGGGATGACCGGCGGGCTGTTCTGGAGCACGCTCGTGACCGGGCTCCTGATCGCCGGGCTCGCGGGGTACAACGCCTACGAGGCCCGCGAGGCGCGAACGGTCGCGACCGACTCCGGCACGGGGATCTAG
- a CDS encoding PIN domain-containing protein yields the protein MLVLDNNLLSDYLDGTDDARRFLQRYEQEAWGVPSIVLYEAYMGAVHGYIDGTPDAIRRAVTSSMDVLDVTARTADEATSLQRELLDRGVPADHPDALIAAVAREHGATFATAEKHFWDDEVQSVLSVAEYDPY from the coding sequence ATGCTCGTACTTGATAACAACCTCCTCAGCGATTATCTCGACGGAACCGACGACGCTCGTCGCTTCCTGCAGCGGTACGAACAGGAGGCGTGGGGAGTGCCGTCGATAGTCCTCTACGAGGCGTACATGGGTGCCGTACACGGCTACATCGACGGTACCCCGGACGCGATCCGACGGGCCGTCACGTCGTCGATGGACGTACTCGACGTGACCGCACGGACGGCCGACGAGGCCACATCGTTGCAGCGCGAATTGCTGGATCGAGGCGTCCCGGCGGACCACCCGGACGCGCTCATCGCGGCGGTCGCTCGCGAACACGGAGCGACGTTCGCGACCGCCGAGAAACACTTCTGGGACGACGAGGTGCAGTCGGTCCTCTCCGTTGCGGAATACGATCCGTACTGA
- a CDS encoding DUF7557 family protein — protein MGDTSIRVSDEAKDRLDLHKREDESYEDVILRLTEGDKWAGFGVLSETDTETRAGLETMREELRAGTRDRIEESK, from the coding sequence ATGGGAGACACGTCGATCCGCGTTTCTGACGAAGCGAAAGACCGACTGGATCTCCATAAGCGTGAGGACGAAAGCTACGAGGACGTGATTCTACGACTCACGGAAGGCGACAAGTGGGCCGGGTTCGGCGTCCTTTCGGAAACGGACACGGAAACGCGGGCGGGGCTGGAGACGATGCGAGAAGAGTTGCGGGCGGGAACGAGGGACCGAATCGAGGAATCAAAGTAG
- a CDS encoding nuclear transport factor 2 family protein: protein MSATASPEAVVRDYYDALRNGDPLEPYFLADESTVKFGISEALFGGEVVRSALEEQTATTADWTIESRRLVVERREAVATFADEATIAWTDTNSGDRRRFDSRWSGTLVPADDSSAPDWQFALVHVSAPHEL from the coding sequence ATGTCAGCGACCGCGAGCCCCGAGGCCGTCGTCCGCGACTACTACGACGCGCTCCGGAACGGCGACCCCCTCGAGCCGTACTTCCTCGCCGACGAGTCGACGGTGAAGTTCGGGATCAGCGAGGCGCTGTTCGGCGGCGAGGTTGTCCGTTCGGCCCTCGAGGAACAGACCGCAACGACCGCCGACTGGACGATCGAGAGCCGCCGCCTCGTCGTCGAGCGACGCGAGGCGGTCGCGACCTTCGCCGACGAGGCGACGATAGCCTGGACCGACACGAACAGCGGCGACCGACGCCGGTTCGACAGCCGCTGGAGCGGGACGCTGGTTCCGGCAGACGACTCGAGCGCGCCCGACTGGCAGTTCGCGCTCGTGCACGTCAGCGCCCCCCACGAGCTATGA
- a CDS encoding zinc-dependent metalloprotease: MNLYRSARAVAGASGDDAIDWRSAAEAAKAATDPGSLALEAGEREAYARDVRDARAAVRSVSGADFDVPETIEIQNRHHWIDANVATFERVMGALETHTGTFPGIARTINTGTMTVMLSFLGRNVLGQYDPLLLAEAPADDHALYFVRPNILNAADQLDVDADRFRRWIAFHEVTHAAEFGAAPWLSDHLETRMEDGIATLSEGSFDREAFRDLDAAMTVVEGYAELLMDHAFDDEYEDLRRKLDERRQGRGPIQRVFRRLLGLGLKERQYERGKDFFEHVVAVRDLETASLVWEGPEYLPSHDELDAPGTWLRRVDR, encoded by the coding sequence GTGAATCTCTATCGTAGCGCTCGGGCAGTCGCCGGGGCGTCCGGCGACGACGCGATCGACTGGCGATCCGCCGCGGAGGCCGCCAAGGCCGCGACCGACCCCGGCTCGCTCGCCCTCGAGGCCGGCGAACGCGAGGCCTACGCCCGCGACGTGCGCGACGCCAGAGCGGCCGTCCGCTCCGTCTCCGGCGCCGACTTTGACGTGCCCGAGACGATCGAGATCCAGAACCGTCACCACTGGATCGACGCCAACGTCGCCACCTTCGAACGGGTCATGGGCGCCCTCGAGACCCACACCGGTACGTTCCCCGGGATCGCGCGGACGATCAACACCGGAACGATGACCGTCATGCTCTCGTTCCTCGGACGGAACGTCCTCGGCCAGTACGATCCGCTGTTGCTCGCGGAGGCCCCCGCCGACGACCACGCGCTGTATTTCGTCCGGCCGAACATCCTCAACGCCGCCGACCAGCTCGACGTCGACGCCGACCGGTTTCGCCGCTGGATCGCCTTCCACGAGGTGACCCACGCCGCCGAGTTCGGGGCCGCGCCGTGGCTCTCCGACCACCTCGAGACCCGGATGGAAGACGGGATCGCGACCCTCTCGGAGGGGTCGTTCGACCGCGAGGCGTTCCGCGACCTAGACGCCGCGATGACCGTCGTCGAGGGGTACGCCGAACTCCTGATGGACCACGCCTTCGACGACGAGTACGAGGACCTGCGACGCAAACTCGACGAGCGCCGGCAGGGGCGGGGCCCGATCCAGCGGGTCTTCCGACGGCTGCTCGGGCTGGGGCTGAAAGAGCGCCAGTACGAACGCGGCAAGGACTTCTTCGAACACGTCGTCGCGGTTCGGGACCTCGAGACGGCCAGTCTCGTCTGGGAGGGGCCGGAGTACCTGCCGAGCCACGACGAACTCGACGCGCCGGGGACGTGGCTCCGGCGCGTCGACCGCTGA